In Saccharomyces kudriavzevii IFO 1802 strain IFO1802 genome assembly, chromosome: 9, the following proteins share a genomic window:
- the MAM33 gene encoding Mam33p (similar to Saccharomyces cerevisiae MAM33 (YIL070C); ancestral locus Anc_7.265) — protein sequence MFLRSVNRIVARNILATPKTTLVKSSWRVLTVTNTKRYFTPAPLMRNQETQRVGDILQSELKIEKETLPDSTSLDSFNEFLNKYQFSLVETPDKNEAEIIRRTESGETVHVFFDVAQIANLPYNNAIDENAEANEDGINEDDFDALSDNFANVNVVISKESATEPAISFELLMNLQEGSFYVDSATPYPSVDAALDQSAEAEITRELVYHGPPFSNLDEELQESLEAYLESRGVNEELASFISAYSEFKENNEYISWLGKMKKFFH from the coding sequence ATGTTTTTGAGAAGTGTCAATCGTATTGTTGCTAGGAACATTTTAGCTACCCCTAAAACTACCCTGGTAAAATCATCATGGAGGGTTTTGACTGTTACCAACACAAAAAGATACTTTACTCCTGCCCCTCTCATGAGAAACCAGGAGACACAAAGAGTAGGTGATATTTTGCAATCAGAGTTGAAAATTGAGAAGGAAACTTTGCCAGATTCAACCTCTTTAGATTCATTTAACGAGTTTTTAAATAAATACCAGTTTTCGTTGGTAGAGACTCCtgataaaaatgaagcTGAAATTATTAGAAGAACTGAGTCCGGTGAAACCGTTCATGTGTTCTTTGATGTTGCCCAAATTGCTAACCTGCCTTACAACAATGCAATCGATGAAAATGCTGAAGCAAATGAAGATGGAATCAACGaggatgattttgatgcCTTATCAGACAACTTTGCCAATGTCAATGTTGTTATTTCCAAGGAAAGTGCAACCGAACCTGCTATCTCATTTGAATTATTAATGAACTTACAAGAAGGTTCGTTTTATGTTGATAGCGCTACTCCATATCCCTCTGTTGATGCCGCTTTGGATCAATCTGCTGAAGCAGAAATTACAAGAGAACTGGTATACCATGGCCCACCATTTTCTAActtggatgaagaattgcaGGAATCCTTAGAAGCTTATTTGGAAAGCAGAGGTGTCAATGAAGAGCTAGCCTCTTTTATCAGTGCCTATTCcgaattcaaagaaaataacgAATACATTTCTTGGCTtgggaagatgaagaagttcTTTCACTAA
- the RPS24B gene encoding 40S ribosomal protein eS24 (similar to Saccharomyces cerevisiae RPS24A (YER074W) and RPS24B (YIL069C); ancestral locus Anc_7.262) yields MSDAVTIRTRKVLSNPLLARKQFVVDVLHPNRANVSKDELREKLAEVYKAEKDAVSVFGFRTQFGGGKSVGFGLIYNSVAEAKKFEPTYRLVRYGLTEKVEKASRQQRKQKKNRDKKIFGTGKRLAKKVARRNAD; encoded by the exons ATG TCTGACGCCGTCACTATCCGTACTAGAAAGGTTCTCTCCAACCCATTGTTGGCCAGAAAGCAATTCGTCGTCGACGTTTTGCACCCAAACAGAGCCAATGTCTCCAAGGATGAATTGCGTGAAAAATTGGCTGAAGTCTACAAGGCTGAAAAAGACGCTGTTTCCGTTTTTGGTTTCAGAACCCAATTCGGTGGTGGCAAGTCTGTTGGTTTCGGTTTGATTTACAACTCCGTTGCTGAggccaagaaatttgaacCAACCTACAGATTAGTCAGATATGGTTTGACTGAAAAGGTTGAAAAGGCTTCCAGAcaacaaagaaagcaaaagaagaacagaGACAAGAAGATTTTCGGTACCGGCAAGAGATTGGCCAAAAAGGTTGCTCGTCGTAACGCTGATTAA
- the SEC6 gene encoding SNARE-binding exocyst subunit SEC6 (similar to Saccharomyces cerevisiae SEC6 (YIL068C); ancestral locus Anc_7.258), whose amino-acid sequence MSSDPLQQVCDLIKGDLSLERVRDIKEQLLKEKSVVEYQLYKESDKYYGEVEESLKLLNLSKNSVTSIKQQINEINRFGNDNRFAINRYDILFQATKLYETINTTSSIYDRIYNFVALMEHVERLLVAELAEDALETGCPHLLEIHFLLTSARDFQEQVVIMAKEATEDAQRTVMKLFSRLSGITSKFDKLLDGLTYDIVEMARAEQISLAIRLFKIYDLEEREDLRIEAIRNIIKKREIEIEKSSIKKLPNSKNTARLQEEKPTVIEYPTNKGLYQEIMSGTISTRTAARGYKHFLINGINNSISEMFEEMKEKYVGEQKFNVLDNMDWIFNELIIVKEHIANCCPPHWNIFDVYFSQYYKELHSLITDLVESEPETIIILDILAFDKTFQDTLKQDFGFAKTEVKSVIGDEEKETLFKDYLNLIVVKMTEWIGNLEKAEFDVFLERSTPPHSDSDGLLFLDGTKTCFQMFTQQVEVAAGTNQAKILVGVVERFSDLLTKRQKNWISKISGEIKKQINYNHKYDIDPESITPEDECPGGLVEYLIAVSNDQMKAADYAVAISSKYGKLVSKVYEKQISNHLEGTLDGFAEVAQCSSLGLITLMFDDLRKPYQEIFSKSWYMGSQAQQIADTLDEYLLDIKPQMNSVLFVNFIDNVIGETITKFLNALSFEHSFKSKNNKFLEAMKRDFEIFYQLFVKVLDGNESKDALITQNFTVMEFFMDLSCEPVDSILDIWQKYLEVYWDSRIDLLVGILRCRKDVSSSERKKIVQQATEMLHEYRRNMEANGVDREPTLMRRFVLEFEK is encoded by the coding sequence ATGTCGTCAGATCCCTTGCAGCAAGTTTGCGATCTAATAAAGGGAGATCTGTCACTTGAAAGGGTACGAGATATTAAGGAACAattattgaaggaaaaatctGTAGTGGAATACCAATTGTATAAAGAATCAGACAAGTACTATGGTGAAGTCGAAGAATCTCTCAAATTGTTAAACTTATCCAAAAATTCGGTCACCTCAATTAAACAAcaaatcaatgaaattaaCAGGTTTGGCAATGATAATCGATTTGCAATTAATCGTTATGATATACTTTTCCAAGCCACCAAACTATATGAAACAATCAACACCACGTCCTCAATTTACGATCGAATATATAACTTTGTTGCATTGATGGAACATGTAGAAAGATTGTTAGTGGCAGAACTAGCGGAGGATGCCTTAGAGACTGGCTGTCCCCATCTCTTGGAAATTCATTTCCTATTAACCTCAGCACGAGACTTTCAAGAACAAGTTGTGATCATGGCAAAGGAAGCGACTGAAGATGCACAACGTACAGTCATGAAGCTCTTTTCAAGACTTTCAGGGATAACATCAAAATTTGACAAGTTGCTGGATGGGTTAACTTATGACATTGTGGAGATGGCAAGGGCCGAACAAATATCGCTAGCAATTcgtcttttcaaaatttacgACTTAGAGGAGAGGGAGGATTTGAGGATTGAAGCTATTAGAAACATTATCAAGAAGAGGGagattgaaattgaaaaatcttcGATAAAAAAACTTCCAAATAGCAAAAATACTGCAAGATTACAAGAGGAAAAACCCACGGTTATAGAATATCCAACAAACAAAGGACTTTACCAAGAAATAATGAGCGGGACAATCTCGACAAGGACAGCGGCCCGTGGTTacaaacattttttgataaatggtATAAATAATTCCATTTCTGAAATGTTCGaggaaatgaaagaaaaatatgttGGCGAACAAAAATTTAACGTCCTTGATAACATGGACTGGATTTTCAACGAGTTGATTATTGTAAAGGAACATATTGCCAATTGCTGTCCTCCACATTGGAACATATTTGACGTATACTTCAGTCAGTACTATAAGGAGCTGCATTCTTTGATTACAGATCTTGTTGAATCCGAGCCCGAGACCATTATTATCCTTGATATTTTGGCATTTGATAAGACATTCCAAGATACTTTGAAGCAAGATTTTGGCTTTGCCAAGACTGAAGTCAAATCAGTCATCGgcgatgaagaaaaggaaaccCTATTCAAAGactatttgaatttgatagtTGTTAAGATGACTGAATGGATTGGTAATTTGGAGAAAGCAGAATTTGATGTATTCTTGGAACGAAGCACGCCACCTCACTCTGATTCAGATGGACTGCTTTTCCTTGACGGGACCAAGACCTGTTTTCAGATGTTTACGCAACAAGTGGAAGTAGCAGCAGGTACTAACCAGGCAAAAATACTTGTTGGTGTGGTTGAAAGGTTCAGTGATCTGTTAACGAAGAGACAGAAAAACTGGATTTCCAAGATAAGtggagaaataaaaaaacaaatcaaTTACAATCACAAATATGACATAGATCCGGAGAGTATAACTCCGGAAGATGAATGCCCAGGAGGCTTAGTGGAATATTTAATTGCAGTTTCAAACGATCAAATGAAAGCTGCGGACTATGCTGTTGCCATCTCATCCAAATACGGTAAACTTGTTTCCAAAGTCTATGAGAAGCAAATTTCAAACCATTTAGAAGGCACCTTAGATGGATTTGCTGAAGTTGCCCAATGCAGCTCTTTAGGCTTAATCACATTGATGTTTGACGATTTGAGAAAACCCtaccaagaaattttcagcAAGAGTTGGTATATGGGGAGTCAAGCACAGCAGATTGCAGATACACTGGACGAGTATCTATTGGATATTAAACCTCAGATGAACTCTGTATTATTTGTCAACTTTATAGATAATGTTATTGGAGAAACAATTACAAAATTTCTGAATGCTCTATCGTTTGAGCATTCATttaaaagcaaaaataataagTTTTTAGAGGCAATGAAGAGGGATTTCGAGATATTTTATCAACTTTTTGTCAAAGTTCTGGATGGTAACGAAAGTAAGGATGCCTTAATCACGCAGAATTTTACCGTCATGGAGTTTTTCATGGATCTAAGCTGTGAGCCAGTTGACAGCATATTGGATATTTGGCAAAAATATCTTGAGGTTTACTGGGATTCACGTATAGATTTACTTGTAGGAATATTGAGGTGCAGAAAGGATGTGAGCAGCtcagaaagaaagaagatcGTCCAACAAGCCACGGAAATGTTACATGAATACCGCCGTAATATGGAAGCCAATGGCGTTGATCGCGAGCCCACTTTGATGAGACGGTTTGTGTTAGAATTTGAGAAGTAG
- the HOP1 gene encoding Hop1p (similar to Saccharomyces cerevisiae HOP1 (YIL072W); ancestral locus Anc_7.269), protein MSNKQLVKPKTETKTEITTEQSQKLLQTMLTMSFGCLAFLRGLFPDDIFVDQRFVPEKVEKNYNKQATSQNNSIKIKTLVRGKSSQVDLLLDWLEKGVFKSIRLKCLKALSLGIFLEDPTDLLENYIFSFNYDEANNVNISVDLGDDKKENKNISEENETISLLDSRKMVQQLMRRFIIITQSLEPLPQKKFLTMRLMFNDNADEDYQPELFKDATFDKRATLRVPTNLDSDAFDVGTLNTKHHKVALSVLSAATSAMEKAEGTNFIRVDPFEIILHQQEQSQRDKSIPAKPQSFVTSQTTNVLGDLLNSSQASIQPTQFVVNNPATSLCSCECELEVPKAATVLKTCKSCRKTLHGICYGNFLHSSIEKCFSCIFGPSLDTKWCKFQDLMMIRKVFRFLVRKKKGFPASITELINSFINPKDQNNELKERVIFALFVFFLDETLCLDNGGKPSQTIRYVTSSVLVDVKGIVTPHNKKPLKANHEYIWRFTTSSPKAESFYQEVLPNSRRQIESWLDDITNLRKLYADALSPSSTLQELDLNSSLPTQDPIIIGQKRKHYNLDEYLQDDKSSVIEDTVKAKDFDENVPAKIRKISVSKKTLKSNW, encoded by the coding sequence ATGTCTAATAAGCAGTTGGTTAAACCAAAAACAGAGACAAAGACGGAAATCACCACCGAGCAGTCTCAAAAATTACTTCAAACAATGCTAACCATGTCTTTTGGCTGCTTAGCCTTCCTTAGGGGGTTGTTCCCGGACGATATATTTGTCGACCAACGATTCGTTCCAGAAAAAGTCGAGAAAAACTACAACAAGCAAGCCACATCCCAAAACAATtccatcaaaatcaaaactttgGTTAGAGGTAAATCGAGTCAAGTGGATTTGTTATTAGATTGGCTGGAGAAGGGTGTCTTCAAATCGATTCGTTTAAAGTGTTTAAAGGCCCTCTCGCTAGGTATTTTTCTGGAAGATCCCACCGATCTCTTAGAGAATTATATTTTTAGTTTTAATTATGATGAAGCAAATAATGTTAATATCAGTGTCGATTTAGGTGAcgacaaaaaagaaaataaaaacattaGCGAGGAAAACgaaacaatttctttgttaGATTCAAGGAAAATGGTTCAGCAATTAATGAGACgattcatcattatcactCAATCTTTGGAACCTTTgcctcaaaaaaaatttctcacAATGAGgttgatgttcaatgaTAATGCCGATGAAGATTACCAACCGGAATTGTTCAAAGATGCCACCTTCGACAAAAGAGCAACGTTGAGGGTCCCCACAAATTTAGACAGTGATGCCTTCGATGTTGGCACTCTAAACACGAAGCATCATAAAGTGGCTCTTTCTGTTTTATCGGCGGCTACATCCGCTATGGAAAAAGCTGAAGGCACAAATTTTATTAGAGTAGATCCCTTTGAAATCATTTTACACCAGCAAGAACAAAGTCAACGGGACAAATCAATTCCTGCAAAACCTCAGAGTTTTGTCACAAGCCAAACAACAAACGTGCTTGGAGATCTTCTAAATTCTTCACAAGCAAGTATACAGCCAACTCAATTTGTTGTAAACAACCCAGCCACTTCTCTTTGTAGCTGTGAATGTGAGTTGGAGGTTCCCAAAGCAGCCActgttttgaaaacttgTAAAAGTTGCCGAAAGACATTGCACGGAATCTGTTATGGCAATTTTTTACATTCATCAATCGAAAAATGTTTCTCATGTATCTTTGGCCCTTCATTAGACACTAAATGGTGCAAATTTCAGGATCTTATGATGATTAGAAAGGTATTTAGGTTTCTGgtaaggaaaaagaaaggttTTCCAGCTTCTATAACAGAGCTGATTAATAGTTTTATTAACCCTAAAGATCAAAATAACGAGCTAAAGGAAAGAGTTATTTTCGCTTTattcgttttctttctggACGAGACACTTTGTCTTGATAATGGGGGTAAACCTAGTCAAACTATTAGGTATGTGACAAGCTCGGTACTTGTTGATGTAAAGGGCATTGTCACACCACATAATAAAAAACCACTCAAAGCAAACCACGAATATATATGGCGCTTCACCACCAGTTCTCCCAAAGCTGAAAGCTTTTACCAAGAAGTTCTACCAAACTCAAGAAGGCAAATTGAGTCATGGTTGGACGATATCACTAACTTAAGGAAATTGTACGCTGATGCTCTTTCCCCCTCTTCAACTTTGCAAGAGCTAGACCTTAATTCAAGCCTACCAACACAAGATCCAATCATCATTGgtcaaaaaagaaagcattaTAACCTTGACGAATACTTACAGGATGACAAAAGCTCAGTTATTGAAGATACGGTAAAAGCAAAAGactttgatgaaaatgtgCCAGCGAAGATTCGTAAAATCAGCGTTTCTAAAAAAACATTGAAAAGCAATTGGtag
- the PCI8 gene encoding Pci8p (similar to Saccharomyces cerevisiae PCI8 (YIL071C); ancestral locus Anc_7.267), translating to MFYGAKGPLLIERIGHLLSINYGSKEERKKWAIQGTGYLQEVQCTDTPYLETIIKESGIRIVSQLDNSLGSKPHFSLLGGFDENIARDIISHNFHNAIFQMESKEVPLSKQYQHLEKITQVSLLSRNFKGIEEIEYNLRSIIKSLRNYDISKPTRCEKDSMIRDRNNYEISQEDLFSLIRIQLILCISYFLQERYFDCCTRFFSIINSEPLALKVLSEYVDGMDFISKEEFIMMVNISVLISIPLDNYDDFIYLSDLKQFFQMTPVLINCLELLINTNFNKFFKIWHGEISRTCMESLFLEPSWSSSAAIIMRCKIYFFYLRISKKLRFTYLSSTLGIDLKDIKEELTKLILSGQLNFEIDDDVIHFEDNSILQNIIKEISKNGSIINQAIGKLKNQNMDLKDIIKSNPIQCGGINDTNDINNGSSEDMDIDELNDRSDISDSEGGLFES from the coding sequence ATGTTTTATGGTGCTAAGGGACCTCTATTGATCGAACGTATTGGCCATTTACTCTCTATCAATTATGGAagtaaagaagaaagaaaaaaatgggcCATTCAAGGGACAGGCTATTTACAAGAAGTCCAGTGCACAGACACTCCATATCTGGAGACTATTATAAAGGAGAGTGGGATTAGAATCGTCAGTCAACTTGATAATTCGCTTGGAAGTAAGCctcatttttcattgcttGGAGGATTCGATGAGAATATCGCACGAGATATAATTTCACATAATTTCCATAATGCAATATTTCAGATGGAGTCTAAAGAAGTTCCCCTGAGCAAGCAATATCAGCatttagaaaaaatcacCCAAGTATCTTTGTTATCCAGGAATTTTAAAggcattgaagaaattgagtATAATCTAAGAAGCATCATTAAAAGCCTTCGAAATTATGACATCTCAAAGCCCACACGTTGTGAAAAGGATTCCATGATAAGAGATCGGAACAATTATGAAATTTCTCAAGAGgatcttttttcactcaTCAGAATACAACTAATTCTTTGCATCTCATATTTTTTACAGGAAAGATATTTTGACTGTTGCACaagattcttttcaataattaATTCAGAACCTTTGGCCTTGAAAGTTCTTTCCGAGTACGTAGACGGCATGGATTTTATATCCAAGGAGGAGTTTATAATGATGGTTAATATATCTGTGCTCATTTCCATACCATTGGATAACTATGATGACTTTATTTACTTGAGCGATCTAAagcaatttttccaaatgaCACCAGTGTTGATTAATTGTCTCGAACTGTTGATCAATACGAACTTTAACAAGTTTTTTAAAATTTGGCATGGTGAGATAAGTAGGACTTGTATGGAAAGCCTTTTCCTGGAGCCTAGTTGGTCATCGTCGGCTGCTATCATTATGAGATGcaaaatttatttcttttatttgaGAATATCTAAAAAGCTGCGGTTTACCTATTTATCGTCCACGCTTGGTATTGATCTGAAAGACATCAAGGAAGAATTAACAAAACTCATATTGTCAGGACAGcttaattttgaaatcgaTGACGATGTGATACACTTTGAGGATAACTCTATCTtgcaaaatatcatcaaagaaattagCAAAAATGGCTCTATAATCAATCAGGCTATAGGTAAgctgaaaaatcaaaacatGGATTTGAAAGACATTATTAAGAGCAATCCTATACAGTGTGGTGGTATAAATGACACGAATGATATAAATAATGGAAGCAGCGAAGATATGGATATAGATGAACTTAACGACAGAAGTGATATTAGTGACTCGGAGGGTGGTTTATTTGAAAGTTGA
- the SKDI09G0990 gene encoding uncharacterized protein (similar to Saccharomyces cerevisiae YIL067C; ancestral locus Anc_7.257), whose protein sequence is MGVHFDDNANTTWEAADTIPLSDSEGHRHGTESIRLQDFSNADVESMLENEEGENNRSEWLLLKRKNPIQKFIERVWNGPVEPSDEPPKFPNRWNWLKKIDDFPRTSFKYKVPSNFVRLLLLIAYFCFWMRIFYFLIYPYLIKPPYFHPNDGSEKIPILSLSCNSYLNWEGTNNDCGLNAQNCGPFYDKEYFIRCPALCDRGGWTYSAIAVGNRRVKYTGYEIGGGALFSEEDPMAVSYPYRSDSFPCASAVHAGVISPFYGGCTKVSMQGAQNSFPSRKGMYNTGFSVAFSSFFPGSYSFRDIQNGILSGCYDPRAAVVVLNILFGLPIFYLYDSIYGYWINTIVGYWTLVLSLDPPLLTDAHDPASVYELFSVGFQRLLPLCFVLYVVWKSAVKRTLENGSPLAKVILWYPTFWLGISNNVTFDRLPVDRLTAEDLKQQAGALTAVGSIAATILTCAIVQAYSLWKSGRFKKFFKIYICFIGGLVALGSLPGLNLRIHHYILGSILVPGCATRGSSAYLFQGILVGLILSGVARWDFASIVETDTALLRGEAGASLKPPIVEFNRNQNHSLSWHLNATDPVIDQTGNIDGFSLLLNDVEVYVGKNDTVSIDTLRMENPELTRMMNDALDASNGTIDLYLRVARASVRSSTNRGDYTNAGVLQWPDGIWQKPEPGVS, encoded by the coding sequence ATGGGCGTACATTTTGACGATAATGCTAATACAACTTGGGAAGCTGCAGATACTATTCCTTTGAGTGATTCCGAGGGACATCGTCATGGAACTGAGTCTATACGGTTGCAGGACTTTTCGAACGCAGATGTGGAAAGTATGCTTGAGAATGAAGAGGGCGAAAACAATAGGTCAGAATGgcttcttttgaagaggaaaaacCCCATacaaaaattcattgaaagagTTTGGAATGGCCCTGTTGAACCTAGTGACGAACCACCTAAGTTTCCCAATCGGTGGAACtggctgaagaagatagaTGATTTTCCACGAACTTCATTCAAATATAAGGTGCCGAGCAATTTTGTACGGTTATTACTGCTAATTGCATACTTCTGCTTTTGGATGcgtattttttatttcctcATATACCCCTATCTCATAAAGCCACCTTATTTTCATCCAAATGATGGCTCCGAAAAGATTCCCATCTTGTCTCTAAGTTGCAATTCCTATTTAAACTGGGAAGGCACCAATAACGATTGCGGCCTTAATGCCCAAAACTGCGGGCCATTTTATGATAAAGAATACTTTATTAGATGCCCAGCACTATGTGATAGAGGTGGGTGGACATACTCGGCTATTGCCGTTGGGAACAGAAGAGTCAAGTATACGGGATATGAAATTGGCGGAGGTGCCTTGTTTAGTGAAGAAGATCCAATGGCTGTGTCCTATCCTTATAGAAGTGACTCCTTTCCATGTGCATCCGCGGTGCATGCAGGTGTTATTTCTCCATTCTATGGCGGCTGCACTAAAGTTTCAATGCAAGGAGCTCAGAATTCTTTCCCATCAAGAAAGGGGATGTATAATACTGGCTTTTCAGTGGCGTTtagttctttctttcctgGTTCGTATTCATTTAGGGATATCCAGAATGGTATATTGTCCGGCTGTTACGACCCACGAGCAGCTGTGGTGGTATTGAATATCCTTTTTGGGCTACCCATATTTTATTTGTATGATAGTATTTACGGGTACTGGATAAACACAATAGTAGGCTATTGGACACTTGTATTATCTCTAGACCCGCCTTTATTAACGGATGCGCACGATCCAGCGAGTGTGTATGAGCTTTTCAGCGTAGGTTTCCAACGACTTTTACCTTTGTGTTTTGTTCTATATGTTGTTTGGAAGAGCGCCGTGAAGAGGACACTAGAAAATGGATCTCCCTTAGCAAAAGTGATTCTATGGTACCCCACATTCTGGCTAGGCATCTCGAATAATGTCACTTTTGACCGATTGCCTGTTGACAGGCTTACTGCCGAGGATTTGAAGCAACAAGCCGGAGCATTGACCGCTGTCGGTTCTATTGCCGCTACAATTCTCACATGTGCAATTGTACAGGCCTATTCACTTTGGAAATCGGGGagattcaaaaagtttttcaaaatatatatatgttttaTTGGTGGATTGGTAGCGTTGGGATCTTTGCCAGGACTGAATTTGAGGATACATCATTACATTTTGGGTTCCATATTAGTTCCAGGATGCGCGACCAGAGGTTCATCAGCATATTTGTTTCAAGGTATTTTAGTTGGATTAATCCTATCTGGTGTAGCAAGATGGGATTTTGCAAGTATAGTCGAGACAGATACGGCCCTGTTAAGAGGGGAGGCAGGTGCCTCCTTGAAGCCACCCATAGTAGAATTCAACCGTAATCAAAATCACTCTCTGTCATGGCACTTAAATGCAACTGATCCAGTAATTGACCAAACAGGGAATATAGATGGATTTTCATTACTTTTGAATGACGTGGAGGTGTATGTAGGCAAAAACGACACAGTCAGTATCGACACTCTTCGGATGGAAAATCCAGAACTCACCAGAATGATGAACGATGCTCTTGATGCCTCCAACGGAACGATAGACTTGTATTTGAGGGTGGCTCGCGCTTCTGTACGATCTTCAACAAACAGGGGCGACTACACGAATGCCGGAGTATTACAATGGCCAGATGGTATATGGCAGAAGCCAGAGCCTGGCGTTTCCTAA